From Heteronotia binoei isolate CCM8104 ecotype False Entrance Well chromosome 17, APGP_CSIRO_Hbin_v1, whole genome shotgun sequence, one genomic window encodes:
- the LOC132585826 gene encoding chemerin-like receptor 1, which produces MASYNNSHDDDDIFQQPLWKNLNILCVVIHSIAFVLGVIGNGLIIFITGFRMKKTVNIIWFLNLAIADFTFTFFLPLRITYLAMSLHWPFGEAMCKLNSSLAFVNFYASIYLLMVISIDRCISVLCPAWAQNHRNPRCASFVALGVWILALVLSSPEIHFKKTTEDNNQTYCYSHYSHDEKQAEVTFRDIIISRFIFAFAIPFLVILICYGTIVLRLRRVRSVQSSKPFKVITAVIVAFFICWLPYHVFSFLELQFHKDPTQKWIPLIGVPLATSLGVMNSCLNPILYVFMGHDFKERLKHSILAAFETVFAENGRHNTTQTKAKSSVDLDAQDL; this is translated from the coding sequence ATGGCCAGCTACAATAACTCTCATGACGATGACGATATCTTCCAGCAACCTTTGTGGAAAAATCTGAATATTCTCTGCGTGGTCATCCATAGCATTGCCTTCGTGCTGGGGGTCATTGGAAACGGGCTCATCATTTTCATCACTGGCTTCCGTATGAAGAAGACGGTCAACATCATCTGGTTCCTCAACCTGGCCATTGCCGACTTCACCTTCACCTTCTTCCTGCCCCTGCGCATTACTTACCTAGCTATGAGCCTTCACTGGCCCTTTGGGGAGGCCATGTGCAAGTTAAACAGCAGCTTGGCCTTCGTCAACTTTTACGCCAGCATCTACCTCCTCATGGTCATCAGCATCGATCGCTGTATTTCCGTGTTATGTCCTGCGTGGGCTCAGAATCACCGGAACCCCCGATGTGCTTCCTTCGTGGCTCTCGGGGTCTGGATTCTGGCCCTCGTGTTGAGTTCACCAGAGATCCATTTTAAAAAGACCACAGAGGATAATAATCAGACCTACTGCTATAGCCACTATAGCCATGATGAGAAACAGGCAGAAGTCACCTTCCGTGACATTATTATCAGCCGTTTCATCTTTGCCTTTGCGATCCCCTTTCTAGTTATCCTTATTTGCTATGGGACGATCGTTCTGCGGCTGAGGAGGGTCCGCTCGGTGCAGTCAAGCAAGCCTTTCAAGGTCATCACTGCAGTGATTGTGGCTTTTTTCATCTGCTGGCTCCCCTACCATGTTTTCTCTTTCCTGGAGCTTCAGTTTCACAAGGACCCCACACAGAAGTGGATACCCCTTATCGGTGTTCCTTTGGCTACCAGCCTGGGTGTCATGAACAGCTGCCTGAATCCCATCCTGTATGTCTTCATGGGGCATGATTTCAAGGAAAGGCTGAAACACTCCATCCTTGCTGCATTTGAGACTGTCTTTGCTGAGAACGGAAGGCACAACACAACACAAACTAAGGCCAAATCTTCAGTGGACTTGGACGCTCAAGACTTATAA